One Littorina saxatilis isolate snail1 linkage group LG12, US_GU_Lsax_2.0, whole genome shotgun sequence genomic region harbors:
- the LOC138982378 gene encoding INO80 complex subunit C-like, translating into MASTRKSSRVRVPKIKEDAATPTKRSKTNSAAVPAATTTVSPATPPVSVIVKPQTVLEVPAAATTSFTAISIVSSTPIPMVVESVAGAGMDDTDVSNTGTPDPAADDMAEEKTATAVFKDPNFVHSSIGAAGSKRTRVWKNLKQIITTERSLPWEPTDVTYSSIEGPPSFKPAKKYSDLSGLEALYTDPQTKLRYATADEFTRARTLPSDLVTGYLALRKASGPVP; encoded by the exons ATGGCGTCTACTCGAAAATCTTCACGAGTCCGTGTTCCCAAAATCAAAGAAGATGCCGCCACTCCAACGAAACGGAGCAAAACAAATTCA GCAGCAGTTCCAGCAGCAACAACCACAGTGTCTCCGGCAACGCCTCCAGTAAGCGTGATCGTGAAGCCTCAGACAGTACTGGAGGTCCCAGCAGCTGCAACGACATCCTTCACCGCAATCAGCATCGTCTCTAGTACCCCCATCCCCATGGTGGTGGAGAGTGTGGCGGGCGCAGGGATGGACGACACTGATGTCAGCAACACAGGGACACCTGACCCTGCAGCAGATGACATGGCGGAGGAGAAGACAGCCACTGCTGTCTTTAAGGACCCAAACTTTGTG CATTCTAGCATTGGGGCAGCTGGATCAAAGCGAACTAGGGTGTGGAAAAATTTAAAGCAGATCATCACCACAGAAAGATCTCTACCATGGGAACCTACTGATGTCACAT ATAGCTCCATAGAAGGTCCACCATCTTTCAAGCCCGCCAAAAAGTATTCTGATCTCTCAGGATTAGAA GCTCTatacacagacccacagactaAACTGCGCTACGCCACAGCTGATGAGTTCACGAGAGCCAGGACGCTACCCAGTGATTTGGTGACTGGATACTTGGCCTTACGGAAAGCGTCCGGTCCTGTACCTTGA
- the LOC138982376 gene encoding retinol dehydrogenase 16-like — protein sequence MLWTLVTLFALYKLITWALSRVRVGDYDSKYVFITGCDSGFGNLLTKRLDGLGFSVFAACLTSAGAEKLQGACSKRVTTLVLDVTDEKSIAASRQFVGSRLPRGRGLWGLVNNAGIGGTPTPLEWMTNDDWTKVLSINLMGVIYVTRAFLPLVREAHGRVVNTASTLGRIALPPAPYCVSKYGVEAFSDSLRREVYNQGIKVCILEPGYFKTDILSSTTLVNNFKKRYDTTPLELRQHYPEYDVQTFAKLIEGVRERSSDNLHLVVDAYELALTSRFPPTRQLVGYDVRFFYRLLWNLPAPLADWLINLIRTKMM from the exons ATGCTGTGGACCCTGGTGACGCTGTTTGCCCTGTACAAGTTGATCACTTGGGCTTTGTCCCGTGTGCGTGTGGGCGACTACGACAGCAAGTATGTGTTCATCACTGGCTGTGACTCCGGTTTCGGCAACCTTCTGACCAAACGGCTAGACG gcCTTGGCTTTAGCGTATTTGCGGCCTGCCTGACGTCAGCGGGAGCTGAAAAGCTGCAGGGCGCGTGCTCAAAGCGCGTCACTACGCTTGTGCTTGACGTCACGGACGAAAAAAGCATCGCTGCTTCCCGGCAGTTTGTGGGGAGCAGATTACCACGAGGCAGAG GTCTGTGGGGATTGGTCAATAACGCGGGGATAGGTGGTACTCCGACACCGTTAGAATGGATGACGAACGACGATTGGACGAAAGTGCTGTCGATCAACCTCATGGGCGTGATTTACGTCACGCGTGCATTTTTGCCTCTGGTGCGGGAAGCACATGGGCGAGTGGTCAACACCGCCAGTACCCTGGGGAGGATCGCTCTACCCCCTGCCCCCTACTGTGTGTCCAAATATGGCGTGGAAGCCTTCTCGGACTCTCTGAG acggGAGGTGTACAACCAGGGCATCAAGGTGTGCATCTTGGAGCCTGGCTATTTCAAAACGGACATCCTGAGCTCCACCACTCTGGTCAACAACTTCAAGAAACGCTATGACACCACCCCGCTGGAGCTCAGGCAACACTATCCCGAGTATGACGTGCAAACAT TCGCAAAGTTGATCGAGGGGGTGCGAGAAAGGAGCTCCGACAACCTCCACTTGGTTGTTGATGCGTACGAATTAGCGCTGACGTCACGGTTCCCACCCACACGTCAGCTGGTGGGTTATGACGTGCGCTTCTTTTATCGCCTGCTGTGGAATCTTCCGGCCCCTCTTGCAGACTGGCTGATCAACCTTATAAGGACGAAGATGATGTAG